Below is a window of Virgibacillus sp. NKC19-3 DNA.
TGGAGAGACTATTCCTCTTGAATCCGAGCTAATCCAATAATATGATGTATACCAACTAGCCCTACACCCATCACTGCAAATAATTTGGTGGTGAATTTTTATGTTGCTTCCGTTTAACTTCAGCAAATAAATCCTCTTGCTGATCTGGAGGAAGAGGTTGATTGTTCGCTTGATTATTGGTATTTATCATTCCTAAATGCTGCATGATTTGGTCTAGGGTTTGCTGTATCGTTTCCAGCTGTTGCAAATCTTTTTTCGTTGCGGCCTGTGCCTCTGGCTTTAACGCATATCCTATTTGACCATTTGGCTCGAGTGTCGCCCATTGCACGTCACTTATCCGCGCTATATTTTCCTGGCGTAAATTCATCTCTAGCTGGTCTACTGTTAACCGCAGCTTCCTTAAGTTTTTCTCATGCAATGTCCCATTTTCGATTAACACTTTTGATTTACCGGTGATTATGTTTTCGAAAAAGTCCCATTTGATTTGCAAGAACTCCATGACAATCAATGTCAGCACGAGAATAGCACCTACTCCGAGCGTTACCCAAATGTTTTCCCCGGCAACTGGTTGAATTAATAGAGAGCCAATCCCAACCATGATCGCCGTTTGTGCAAGCGTCATTTGTGAAATTGATTTTCTTCCGGCAAATCGCAAAAGAAGTGTTCCACCGAGGATAATGATGACAGCTTTCCAAATCCAAGCAAATTCCATAACGATACGAGCTCCTTTTTTAAGGTTGATATATATAGTTTGACTTATAGACTTGGTATTATGCGCCTGCCAGCAAAAACAAAAAGACACCCACCTTCACAGGAAGGGAGTGCCTAAGGAAGTTTATTTCATTTTCACATCTGTTTGAGCAAGCTGGTCCAATACAACGCCTGCTCCATAATCCATACCCTGGCAGCCAGCTAATAGAACAAGATCGTCTTCGCCAGCTTTCGTTAGCGATTCTGTGATCGCATCCGGAAGTTCATCATACAGATGAACCTTTATATTTGCTTCTTCCATCACATGCATAAATGCATCTAGTTCCTCATCTGTGACTTTATCTTTTTCCGTTGTATGAGCCACACTCTTGGTTGCCGTTACTTCATTAATGCCAAGCTCCCCGGCCCAATCAGCGAGAACTTCCGCGTTGTCTCTATTAATTTTTGCTCCGCGCCCGCCTCGGATCGCATAGACGACATGCAGATTATGGTAATCCATGAAATGGATGGTTTGCAACGTTACTTTGATATTTCCCGGATTGGCAAAGTGGTCGTCCACAACTTTGAATTTGTCTTCATAAATAAATTCAAATCTTCGAGGGACGCCGGTAAATTCTTTTAGTGATTGTTGAATCGTCGAAATAGGCACGCCATTGAGCAATCCAATGATAATCGCAGTCATGGAATTATACACGGAATGCAGTCCCGGTACAGCAAGCTCTACATTAAATTGACTAGGCTTGTACGTGATATCATCCACTGTAAAAGGTTGTAAAATCGCAAAGGTAAACTTTGCTCGACCTGTAGATAGATCCAAATCCTTACATTGCACGATACCCTTGTTACTGTTAACTCCAAATGCGATAACAGTCGCATCTGTCTGATCAACAAGGGATGCCGAATACGTGTCATCGAGGTTAAGCACAGCAAAACTATGGGCAGATGCATCGCGAATCAGACTTGATTTCACTTCAAAATATCTTTCAAAAGAACCATGCGTATCCACATGCTCCTGGCTGATGTTATGAAGGGACACAATATCATAATCGACTGCCTCCACACGGTACATTTCAAGCGCTGCAGAGGAAACTTCCATGCTCACATGAGAAACGTCATTACGAACCATTTCATTTAAAAAATACTGCAAGTCCAATGACTCCGGCGTTGTAAGTTCTGAAGGAATGGAAGATTCCCCATTTTTAACATTGACCGTTCCAATTAATCCGGTTTTAAAAGCATGATTTTCCAAAATAGCATTTGCCATATACGAGGTTGTTGTTTTCCCATTCGTTGCCGTAATACCGATCATTTTCAATTTTTCGGAAGGATGATGATAATAAGCTGCTCCTATTTGCGCTAATGCTACGCGACTATTTTCAACAAGAACTTGGGGAATTTCCACATCTTCCTGTATTTCTTCTACGACAGCCACTTTTGCTCCTCGTTTTGCGGCATCAGCAAGATATTTATGCCCATCCGTTTTATAGCCTCTGATGCAAACAAAAAGATGGCCTTCTGCGACTTTTTGCGAATGATAGGAAACACCGGAAATATCCATATCCGCTAACGTTGGGTTGTTTTCTATCCTTATTGCGTTCATCAAATGATTCAATTTCATATTGGTTACCTCCACTAAACCTTGTTCGCCTTGCTTTCCTCTATATGTACATAAACAAATCGTTTTTGAATATCTTTAATCCATTAAGTATAGCATATTTTTTAGGTAGTTAACAGAAAAACCTCATCTGCATGAAAGCAACATGCACAACACGAGTATGCCTTCTCGCATCAGTTCGACATTCCCCTTCAGGCTAATGGAAAGCTGCATTTATTGATTAAAATCATACTCTAAATAAAACAGCAAATGAGCTGTCTCAAATTCATGGCATACATTTTGCGACAGCTCATTTCCCTTTTCTTTTTAATGTTCTATCCAGCATTGCGGGCTCAACAGCAACAACCTATTCAAACGTGCTTGTCGCTTTATCCCTGCAAAAGGAGACAAGTTGATTGCCTACTTCTGCCTGAGGCACCGTAGAATCAAAGTCATCCTCGGATGTTAATGCATTTGCCATTCGCAATCCGACTACGCCCCCGGGCATCAGCGTAACAATATTACCACCATATCCCTTCATATTCGGCAGATAAAGTTCATCTCCTTCTGACGAGCGATAAGACTCAATGTGCCAATTCATCGCATAGTATTGAGGTCCAAACGCATTCTTATCTCCCTTTGGAATGGCTAAAGTAGGGAGATCTTGTTTGGGTAATATACTTTCCACCAACTCGCGATGTAGTATCTGGTTACCATTCCAGTAACCGCGCTTTTCATAGAGCAAAGCGATTTTAGTTAAGTCATCTAATGTGGCGTGGTAACCGAAATCCATTCTGGGATGACCGGATGAGCCATCACCCTCAATGCTGTGATTTACTGGTGCATAGTAGATACCAATGGGTTCGTACACTTCTTGCTTAAGCAATTGATCCAACGTAGCCCCTTCCCCCTCCTTATGCTGGAGATACGCTTCCAGAGCAACACCAAGAAGGAAGGCATCTTGATCACGATAGTTATACTTCGTCCCGGGCTCCCAAACCCGAGGATAGTCTAATGCTTCCCTCATCTTTTCATCCTTCGATGGAGCTAAATACCACCGGTGATAATCACACAAATAGCATGTTGGATCGTCAGTAGTGGCACCGCGTCCCGAAGCCATATTAGCCATATCCAAGTAAGTGACATCATTCCATGCTTTTTGGGATGCTGGTATTTGGATATAAGTGGCAATTTTTTCATCAAGCAGACTACATCCATACTTCTGAGCTAAGCGTAACATGGCAACGTTCATCATCGCTGTTTTTGTCACAGACCAAACACCATAACGAATGTCATCACCATATGGAAATGGGCCAGCAGCGAAATAACATGGCGATCGATATAGCACGCCCTCATAGAAGAGGCCGGTTTGGAGGACGTGTTTTTCCTCTTCGGCGTTTCTCGCCCCATGAAATGCCGCTAGATGACGGCCCCCAACCTTTTGTTTTAATGCATCGAATGGGGCGGTTGGAAAGCGACTTTCGAGATGTCGTCGATAAACATTTTTATGCTCCTCTACGTTATCTATTCCACCAGGCTCATAGGTTGCCTTCATAACTCCCCAGGCATTGAAATAACTCGATACGTCGAAGGGACCTGTCTGGGCAACGATCTGAAATCGAACATGGGAAACATTCGCTTCTTTATAAAGAAACATGGCGATTCCTATATGGGTCTCTCCTTCTAAGCGATTAACGAGCGAAAACGGAAATGAAGCACGGTTCCAACCGTTATCTTGGTCAACCTCTCTCCAAACGCGCCCCGGTTGGACAATGATATCCCAGTAGCTTCTTGTGTGCTCCAACGTACCATTGGGGATGACATCTTGTGTCACGGGAACGAGATACTTATCATCCACCGTCATAAATGCGAGAGATACGTCCGGGAAAAACGTAATATCTTTGCCATGTACGTTTTTCGTACTGAACTTCGGGCTCATTCCCATTTGTGTACCTTCAAGCTTTAACGTACCCTCAAATTCCATCGAAGGCTCTTGCGCGTTATCGGGGGCGGCGAATTGATCATTCTTCGTTAATCCCTTAACTTCCGTCCCCTCGATGAGTTCATTCCAGGTAATTGGATCATTCGCTATTTTCATCATTGCATGGTCCTCTCTTATCTATATCTAATCGTAAATGCTCACTTGTCCGTCGTGTCATGATTGAATGGTGCATCGGATGAAACAACAGGAGCCTATTTTTTAATTTCCATTTTTCATGTCATCAATCTTATCTTGATTGTTATCAATCCATTCCTCTGTTACTTTATCAGGATCCTCTCCACTATCAATTTCGGCTATCATTTGTTCCATATCTTCCATAGATATGCTCCAGTTGCTTAAAAACTGAAATGCTTCAGGTGCTTTCTCTTCTAATTCTTTATTCGCAATAACATGAATCTCACTCGAATCAAACAACCCTTCCTGTTCGGTTGCTTCTTCATTCGTTAGTATTTTTAAATCGAATTTATCAAACATCGAATGCGGACGCCATCCATAAAATAAAACAGGATTCCCCTCATCCATTTCTCCTTCTGCAGCGGCAAGCATAGCTGCTTCTGATGAATTGATCATTTCAATATCCAGGTCATAAAAATCGATAACTTTTTCCATATCCTGCATTGCTGGGTCGCCTTCGCCAATGGCCATCATTTCATTATTGACTATATCCTCATTCCCTTTTAAATCTTCAACGTCATTGATATCCTCCATATACGCAGGAACCACCATTCCGGAATTAGCATCATCATAACTGACAGAGATACTTTCAATGGAATCAGAATACCTTTCAATATATTGTCTTTGTGCTGGAAACCACGAATCCATAAATATATCAACATCGCCTTCTGACATGCCGGTATATACACTACCAGTATCGGCATCGATTTCTTCTATGTCATAACCCATGTCTTCTAAAATTTTGCCAGCTATTTTCGTTGGTGGAACGGTACTTGTCCAGTCCGTGACGCCAAACGTTAACGTGTTCTCATCACCTTCATCAGAATCACCACTTGATGAGCAGCCGTATATGACTGTTGATACTAAAATTGCTAGTAGAATAAATCGTATTTTCTTCATTTTACACCTCTCCTAAACATATTAAATATCGCTCATTGTAAGCTCTTATATTACTGTTATGACATGGTTCAAGAACATTTTATAACCGCTTTTCACCCCTCGCTTATTACCAGCTGGTTTACTATATTTATCGTTCTTCGTCATATGTTTAAACTCCAGCAAGGTAAAAACACCTCCGTATTGTCTTTTCTTCATTGACGCTTTGTTTAGTATAGAAAAATACCTCTCATATGAAAAGAAGCATTTAAGCCTGTAAACTTTTAAAAATCTATACAATTTATATTGTATAAACTTTAAAAACTATTTTCTTAGATTTCCTTTGATTTCCTCATTCTTAGAAATGCCTTAGATTTTTTCTTTTCTTTTGGATGTATGTTAATGTAACAGAGAAAGTGAAGGGGGGATTTTGTGACAAACACGCGGGAAAATGTTCTGGATCAACTCAAAGAAGCCGAAGATCAAATATCGGATCGAATTGCAGACAATATGAGCACATTTGGTGTTTCTTCGACAATTGGAAGATTGCTTGGCATTATTTATTTAAATCGGGAACCAATGACACTGGATGAGCTTGCAGTCAAAACAGGCATGAGTAAAACAAGAATGAGTCAAGTCATGCGTCAAATGATGGCACTGAACATTGCTGATAAAAAGTTTGTGAAAGGAAGCCGTAAGGAGCATTACACGGTAGAAGATAATTATGTGCAAACATTCATATCATTATTTACGACGAATTGGAAAGATGTAGTGAGTAAAAATTCCTTACTAGCTAAACGCCTTCAAGACAAAATTGCACACATTGAACAACAGAATGATGGAACTTCTGATAAGCAAGTAGAAAAGAAAATAAGTGAGTTAAAGCAAGAATTGGATGATTGGGTGGCATATTATGATTGGATCGACCGACTTGTAGACTTTTTTGAAAGTGGAAAAGTTTTCGATGTTGTTCCTGTAACGCAAGAAAATACTACTTCTGATGATCAGGGAGATGCCAAACATAAGTAGTGAAGGATAGGTATGATCCTATTGCTTGTTACTTACAAACACAGTAGGATTAACGTTTTAGAAAAGCACTAACCCGCCTTTCAAAAAGACAAGAAACCAGACGATGTTCCTAATTATGAATGTGCATCGCATCAACACAATAGGCTGGTTAGCTCAAGACATATATTGGTGATGTAAAATCGGTAAAAAAAAGCTGGTTCAAAAGGCTTAAAACCTCTCAAACCAGCTTTCCTACTTATTCATATTCGAGAAGAAGTCACCCAAAGGATCGTCATCTTCTTCATCATCTGCTTCCTCTTCTTGTTGTGCGTGGAGGTCGTTCTGCAATGCACCCAGATCCACATCATCCAATGAAACATCTGAATTCGACGCTGTCTCCTTCTTGTCTCCTTCATCGGCTGCAGCACTTTCCTGCAAATACAACGCCTCATCGATATTACTTGTGTTACTATTTAATGAGGCCAGCAGCGTCGTCGCACGCATGGGATCATTTAATAATTGATAGAGAATCGTTCCAATGAGCGCCTCCGAGTGCTCATGTTTTAACCAGCTTTTCTGCTCCTTTGTAAGCTGTTTCGGCATGGGAATCGTGATCGTTTCCCGTTCTTTCGAATAGGTTTCGTTCACACCCTTTAAGACATACTGAGCAATTTTGCTGGAAAAGTTTCGTCGCTCTGTTTCTTTTAACTTCTGCAATTGTTTTAAAAGGTAATCCGGCGTATCAGAGGGGACACGAAATGTAATAGACTGTCCCCGTTCTATACTATTCTTAGACATCCTCTCACCCTATTTAGCTTCCGTCGTTGCTTGCTCTTCCTTCACGTTTTCCTTATTGTCATCTTTACTTGATTTTCGGACAAAATCTGTAATTAACTTATAATACGCATTTGCCATCATCCAGATACTTTCATTTTCATCTTCAAAGAATTCAATATTAAAACCATCCATCTTATTGTTTAGCGCTTTGATATAATCCTTCAATACGGTAGATCCCCCACCGACAAAATAGCAAATCTCCGATTGTGAATTTTTCTGCCAAACATTTCTCAAGAAGCGATATTCCTTTTTCGCAAGTTCCAATAAAATATGATCAGTGATGTCATGGACATTCGTTCTGCTTCCTTTTACCATGATATGATTTCGATCATTTTTCCGGGTGATGATGTCAACAACGTCCCGGCGACTGTCCAATTCCACACCGTGTTTGGAGCGAATTTCTTCCCGGATATCCTCCAGAGACTCAGAAACTCCCAGGTTAAACCCTTGTGCCTTATCATCATCCACATTACGATTTCGAATGACTGCAATATCTGTTGACAAGCCACCAATATCCTGGATTAAAATTTGCTTATCAATCAGATCCTTATTTATCACTTTCAGGTCATTATCCATAATTAAGTTCACGTAAGCCGCAAAGCCTTCCGGGTAAACCTTGACTTCATCAAATTTAATATTTACCTTCTTGCCTTGATATTTTGGTGTTACTAAAAATTCTACTTGATGTACAGAACCCAACAACTGAGAACGATACCCTACATCTTTTCCTTCCTTCACTTCACGTAAAGGTAGTCCGGTTCCAAGTGTATAATTCGCATCAATGATGTCTTTTTTTGTTGACTTAAATGCGTCACTTGTAACAGCATCTAGTGCAATCGATGCGAAAAGCATGACCAGGGTCTGATCCTCTTCCGATTTACTACCACCGGGATCAAGCTCAGTTGAATTACTGCTCTTGGTTGCTAAATTACCTACACGATAAACTGCATTATTTTCCTCCAGTGCTGGGGAGTGCACTCGAATATGGATATTATCCAGCACATCTTTCTCATCTAAATCCTCTATTCCAATTACCGGACGATCCTCCAAATCTGGTGCGATAACGTTAGGTATGTACACTGTATTTTCCATTTTGCCAAAGTTTGCCTTTAGCGCATCATTTCCAACATCTACTGCTGCAGTTCTTGGTTTTGTCATTGTAACATTACTCCTCTCGAAAAATAGTACTATTACTAGGTTAATAGTTTTTCATAAAATAATCAATAAAACTTTTTCTGCATTCATTTTTGTTTACATGATTACAATTTGCAAACACCTTTAAAACAGCATGTACACATATTTGAACACAAGAAAACTTTTTTGTATTCTTTTGTAAACATTTTGCATACATGTTTACATTTATGTTTGCAAGCATAAAATTGCCATTATTAACCATATAAAAAAGAGACAAGAGTATCCACTCTTATCTCCATTCCCCATTTTCAAATAACTTCTCGTTCCCAATGTCTGTGTTGGGCAATTGCCTCGGAAAACATAGTCACGAATTTCTGATGATTATCATTCATCACAATACCGGCGCTTTTTTGCATATTATTTTCCTTCAGCCATTTCTCCCCATCATGTGTGGCGCCAATTGGTTTATAATGCTTGAAAGCTTCATTCAAAAATTCAGTCGTATCGTTATGAAATACACTACTTTCGCCACTTCCTCCGACAATATAGAGGGCATCATACAATACCGCGTGCGTCGTTATAAACGTGTAATCGACCTTCAAATCCTCCCCATTATCCCCTGTTACAACACCGAGTTTTTCACTTACAACCTCATACACAATGCCTTTTGCCTGCAATCCGTGCAGAATATCCTTCACTTCCTTGCAACTAAAACCATGATTTAATATAACCCCCACTTTACGGGTTGCCGGTATTTTTGTTGTATTGGCCTGACTAAGAGCTGGTGATGACTTGGTCACATTGGATCCACCCTTACTTGGCGGCGTTGCTCCAATATTTTTTGCAAATGCAGTAGCTAATTCTAAATCTACATTGCTAAACATTTCCACGACCTGCTGCCTAATATTCATGCTTTTCACCTTACCAACTTCAAAGCTAAAGGCATTAATAATATGCTGCTTTTCCGTCTCACTCATGCTATTCCAAAATAGCTTCGCTTGAGAAAAATGATCCTTAAAACTGGAACTGCGTGCTTGAACCTTTTTGCCCTCCAGTTTTTCCTGGTAATGAACAAATCCGCCCTCGGCTGCAGTTGATGTGGCTGGTGTATTATTGGCAAGTGAATTATTATGATAAGCAACATTCCCCCTGTTAATCGTCTGCCTACCATAGCCATCACGCTGATTATTATGGAACGGACAGATCGGTCGGTTCGTCGGTAATTCATGAAAATTCGGTCCACCCAATCGAATTAGTTGGGTATCCGTATAGGAAAATAGACGCCCCTGCAGCAAAGGATCGTTGGTAAAATCAATGCCCGGAACAACATTTCCCGGGTGAAACGCTACCTGTTCCGTTTCCGTAAAGAAATTATCCGTATTTCGATTCAAGGTAAGCTTACCGACAATTTTCAGAGGGACATCTTCCTCTGGCCAAAGTTTCGTAGCATCCAGTATATCGAAGTCAAAAGCAAATTCATCCTTTTCATCAATGATTTGCACCCCGAGTTCATATTCCGGAAAGTCACCTCGCTCTATCGCATCATACAAATCGCGTCGATTAAAGTCCGGATCTTTGCCAGCCACCTTCTGCGCCTCATCCCAGACAAATGAATGAACACCAAGCACTGGAAGCCAATGGAATTTGACAAAATGCGCTTTTCCTTTCTCATTTACAAAACGAAATGTATTAATGCCAAATCCTTGCATCATCCGAAAACTGCGCGGTATAGCTCGATCGGACATAAGCCACATGATCTGGTGGGCTGATTCCTGATTGTTGGCAACCCAATCCCACAGCGTATCATGTGCTGCTGTTGCCTGTGGAATTTCATTATGGGGTTCTGGTTTAATCGCATGAACAACATCCGGGAATTTCATGGCATCCTGAATGAAAAAAACAGGCATATTGTTGGCAACTAAATCGTAATTTCCTTCTTCTGTGTAAAACTTTGTCGCAAATCCGCGTACGTCCCTAACAATGTCCGAAGACCCCTTGGAGCCTACCACGGTAGAAAAACGGGTGAACACAGGGGTTTTTGTCCCTGGTGTTTGCAAAAAGTTAGCTTTCGTATAGGGCTTCATGGATTCGTAAAGCTCAAACTCTCCATGTGCCGCAAAACCGCGCGCATGCACAACCCGCTCAGGTATACGTTCATGATCAAAATGCGTCATTTTTTCACGAAAATGAAAATCCTCCATCAGGCTCGGGCCGCGTTCACCGGCAGTCAAGGAAAACTCATCCTCCGAAATCTTAAGCCCCTGATCCATTGTCATTTTTTTATTCAAATCATCAACCTTATACTGTTCCAATTGTGCTTGTTTCTTGTTTTCGCTTCCTTTGTTCGTATCACTCATAAGTGTTCCCCTTTCCATTGGTAAAAGCTACATTTCTTAGCCTTTCCCAAAGGGGGGTTCTTATAAGATGTCATTCCCTTTTTTTATACATTATTTCCCTTCGGATCATCTTTCTACATTAATGCTCCATCTCCACTTCCTTATTCCGTGCCATATACCATTTATAAAATGCACTGGCCCATCCCACTGGTACATCCTTCATTTCTGTGTGCTCAACGGGCTTAGCGCGATTAACCGTAACTAGAGAGGCTAAGCCTAATTTCTTCTGCAGGATATTTCGTGTTGCTTGAACCTCTATGATCTTGTTCCGTTTGGAAAGAAATAACGATGTCGTAAATCCACCGGTTTTGAATTGGACAAATTGATCATTCAATACATAACGCGAATGAACGTAATTTAATATTCGAGAGACCATAATCAGAACTAGAAGGATAATGGAAATGATCCACCACGACTGCTCCACTCCAAAAAAGTCTGCCTTCGTAAAATATAGAACAGCTGTTACAATGATCCAGAACCAACTTGGCATAAGCATGCGTAACCAGAACGTCCTTCTAGGCAGGCGTTCCATCGTTTGGCACACCTGATACGCCGGTAATAACTCCGTAATCATGGCATACGCACGTTTGACAGGCAGAAAGGGATATAGCGTATTGATTTCTAAGTCATCTTCGCCCATTCCACCAGCACTGGTCAACTTTACCTCTGCCAGCCCGAGCATCCGCTTCATGAATGATTGCTCCACACTCACTGCCTGAACATTGTCTTTGGTAATCGAAAAATAGCTCTCTTCCAACATACCTTTTGTGATATAAATTTTCTCGCTATCCGAAGCAATCTCATACTTGCCGTATCTCAACATCGTCCAAATAACTCCTGCACCAATAGCAAGAAGTACTACGACAAGCAGGAAAAGGCTAATCATCCACCAAGAACCTAATATCGAGGAAAAGAACCCTTCTACTTCCCCATCCACACGAAACATTTGCTCTGTTTGAGAAATAAAGGATCCTGCGATTGGAATAACAGCGATAAAACTAAACGATGTAAAAGAAGCTTTAAGCGTATCCCTTTTCGTTGGTGTGAAATGGACAGTAACACCTGCTTCGCGTTGCTGTTCGGGATTGGCCTCTACGCTATCTGATAACACTATCCCAGCGCTATCATTCCCTTCCTCCCCCTGTACTTTTCCTTGAATTCGCTCCTCGATCTGCGTTGCTTCCTTAGGTGTAAGCACGTCGAAGTTCACCGTACCACCATCACCCTGAATACTCGTTTCAACAGTAAGGGAGGTCATATTGAATAATCGATGAAACACCTTCGTTTTCCGCTTCACATGTTGAATTTTCGTATAAGGAATGGTCTGCTTTGTCGTCGTAAAAAACTTCCGCTGCAATTGAAGCGATGTCTCATCAAATATATACGTACGCGTCAACCATTTAATCGGTATGTACAGAAGCACAAGTCCAAAAATAACAATAAATGCCATTCGTCCGTACGTAATCAGCCAAAAATCCGAATCTCCCTGAATCACAAATAGGAGAATGATAAAGAAAAAGGAATTCTTGATTAATTCCCAAATGTCATACAGAATCGTAAGCGGATGATGCCGCTTTTCTTCGATCATTCGTCTGCCTCCTTCACCTTCGCATAGCGGGCAATTTGACCCCTTAGTTCCATGGCAATTGGCTTGGGCAATGCCGGAATCACATGCTCACTCCCCATCGTGTTCACGGTAATGGCGTATAGGTTGTACCTGCGCAA
It encodes the following:
- a CDS encoding PH domain-containing protein, with translation MIEEKRHHPLTILYDIWELIKNSFFFIILLFVIQGDSDFWLITYGRMAFIVIFGLVLLYIPIKWLTRTYIFDETSLQLQRKFFTTTKQTIPYTKIQHVKRKTKVFHRLFNMTSLTVETSIQGDGGTVNFDVLTPKEATQIEERIQGKVQGEEGNDSAGIVLSDSVEANPEQQREAGVTVHFTPTKRDTLKASFTSFSFIAVIPIAGSFISQTEQMFRVDGEVEGFFSSILGSWWMISLFLLVVVLLAIGAGVIWTMLRYGKYEIASDSEKIYITKGMLEESYFSITKDNVQAVSVEQSFMKRMLGLAEVKLTSAGGMGEDDLEINTLYPFLPVKRAYAMITELLPAYQVCQTMERLPRRTFWLRMLMPSWFWIIVTAVLYFTKADFFGVEQSWWIISIILLVLIMVSRILNYVHSRYVLNDQFVQFKTGGFTTSLFLSKRNKIIEVQATRNILQKKLGLASLVTVNRAKPVEHTEMKDVPVGWASAFYKWYMARNKEVEMEH